The following are encoded in a window of Phaseolus vulgaris cultivar G19833 chromosome 3, P. vulgaris v2.0, whole genome shotgun sequence genomic DNA:
- the LOC137808637 gene encoding protein INVOLVED IN DE NOVO 2-like, which translates to MSHSSSDEDTDMSESEISEYEDKTYEELRNGVQNVKTSNENGTFICPYCPRKRKQDYLYNELLQHASGVGQSSSKKRKARDKANHLALVKYLEKDLVDVDAPAKDSKPTDESDSSVNCDEQFVWPWIGIVVNIPTSQTVDGRCVGESGSRLRDDYRSRGFNPVRVNALWNYRGHSGTALVEFSKDWPGLHNALAFERAYELDHHGKKDWFANSEQKFGLYAWVARADDFKRNSIYGEHLQTIADVKTISELIEEESRRQDKLVSNLTNIIQVKNQHLKEIEVRCHEATHKINSVMMEKDKLFQAYNAEIKKIQSSAMNNLKKISIDHEKLKLQLESQKKELELRNIELEKREAQNESERKRLEKEIRENAMKNSSVHMATLEHKKANENVMKLAEDQRRQKEQLHAKIFRLQKQLDMKQELELEIQRLKGSLNVLKHMKDDDDGVEFLKKVDSLQKDLIDKEESLEDLDELNRTLIIRERVSNDELQEARQALVNGIKELASRGNIRLKRMGELDTRPFLKAIQKRYKKEEVEERASELCSLWEEHLKNPNWHPFKVIMAEGKEKEIIKDDDEKLKELKKELGEGAYKAVVQALSEINEYNPSGRYLTSVLWNYKEGRRATLKEGLQLLLNKLKRV; encoded by the exons ATGTCTCACAGCAGCTCTGATGAGGATACTGATATGAGTGAATCTGAAATTAGTGAGTATGAAGATAAGACTTATGAAGAACTGAGAAATGGAGTTCAGAATGTGAAAACCTCGAATGAGAATGGGACTTTCATTTGTCCGTACTGCCCTAGAAAGAGGAAACAGGATTATTTGTACAATGAGCTCCTTCAACATGCTTCTGGGGTGGGTCAGAGCAGTTCAAAGAAGAGAAAGGCAAGAGACAAGGCTAATCATTTGGCTCTGGTGAAGTATTTGGAAAAGGATCTCGTGGATGTAGATGCTCCAGCAAAAGATTCTAAACCGACTGATGAAAGTGATTCCTCTGTTAATTGTGATGAGCAATTTGTGTGGCCTTGGATTGGAATTGTTGTAAATATTCCAACTAGCCAGACAGTTGACGGGCGATGTGTTGGGGAAAGTGGTTCCAGGTTGAGGGATGACTACAGAAGCAGGGGTTTCAATCCTGTTCGAGTCAATGCTCTATGGAATTACCGGGGTCACTCTGGAACTGCTCTTGTGGAATTTAGTAAAGACTGGCCAGGCTTACATAATGCGTTGGCTTTTGAAAGGGCATATGAATTAGATCATCATGGCAAAAAGGATTGGTTTGCTAATTCGGAGCAGAAGTTTGGCCTTTATGCATGGGTTGCTCGAGCAGATGACTTCAAAAGGAACAGTATCTATGGAGAACATCTGCAAACGATTGCTGATGTAAAAACAATATCTGAGCTTATAGAAGAAGAATCTCGAAGGCAGGATAAACTTGTCTCCAATTTGACTAATATTATTCAGGTCAAGAACCAGCACTTAAAAGAGATAGAAGTGAGATGCCATGAGGCGACACACAAAATAAACTCTGTGATGATGGAAAAAGATAAACTCTTTCAAGCTTATAATGCtg AGATAAAGAAAATACAGTCAAGTGCAATGAATAACCtcaaaaaaatttcaattgATCATGAAAAGCTTAAATTGCAACTAGAATCTCAGAAAAAGGAACTTGAGCTGCGGAATATCGAATTAGAAAAGCGCGAGGCACAGAatgaaagtgaaagaaaaaggCTGGAAAAAGAAATCAGGGag AATGCAATGAAAAATAGCTCTGTTCATATGGCTACTCTGGAGCACAAGAAAGCTAATGAAAATGTTATGAAATTGGCAGAAGATCAAAGG agacaaaaagaacagCTCCATGCTAAAATCTTTCGCCTTCAAAAACAACTTGATATGAAACAAGAGCTGGAGTTGGAGATTCAGCGATTAAAGGGCTCATTAAATGTGTTGAAGCACAtgaaagatgatgatgatggtgtAGAATTTCTGAAGAAGGTAGATTCTTTACAAAAGGATTTAATAGACAAGGAAGAGTCACTTGAAGATTTAGATGAGTTGAACCGAACATTAATTATTAGAGAGCGTGTGAGTAATGATGAACTGCAGGAAGCTCGACAAGCACTGGTTAAT GGTATTAAAGAACTAGCATCTCGAGGAAACATCCGTTTGAAGAGAATGGGAGAACTTGACACTAGACCGTTCCTTAAAGCAATTCAGAAAAGATATAAGAAGGAGGAAGTTGAAGAGAGAGCTTCAGAACTGTGCTCATTGTGGGAAGAGCATCTAAAGAACCCAAATTGGCATCCATTCAAAGTTATCATGGCTGAAGGGAAAGAAAAG GAAATTATTAAAGATGACGATGAAAAGCTGAAAGAGTTGAAAAAAGAGTTGGGTGAAGGGGCATATAAAGCAGTGGTGCAGGCATTGTCAGAGATAAATGAATATAATCCCAGTGGGCGATACTTAACCTCAGTATTATGGAACTACAAAGAGGGAAGGAGAGCAACTCTGAAAGAAGGACTACAACTTCTGTTGAATAAACTGAAGAGGGTTTAG
- the LOC137808638 gene encoding DEAD-box ATP-dependent RNA helicase 21-like, translating into MKRPNDDVANTSTAKPTFLTKSQREQLALQRRQDEVAEQKRRQEQLLSRNHSSDPKPSSDRQRDRDRDRERDRDRDKDRDRDRERARDRDRDREPERRNREREREEDSRARERSRSDKLPERERTRERDREAERRNREKEREEETRAREQARLEKLAEREREKELESIKEQYLGSKKPKKRVIKPSEKFRFSFDWENTEDTSRDMNALYQNPHEAQLLFGRGFRAGMDRREQKKLAAKNEKEMREQIRKKDGVEEKPEEADALRRKEAAADLYDTFDMRVDRHWSEKKLEEMSERDWRIFREDYNISYKGSKIPRPMRSWIESKLSLELLKAVEKAGYKTPSPIQMAAIPLGLQQRDVIGIAETGSGKTAAFVLPMLSYITRLPPISEDNEAEGPYAVVMAPTRELAQQIEDETVKFAQYLGIKVVSIVGGQSIEEQGFKIRQGCEIVIATPGRLIDCLERRYAVLNQCNYVVLDEADRMIDMGFEPQVMGVLDAMPSSNLKPENEDEELDEKKIYRTTYMFSATMPPAVERLARKYLRNPVVVTIGTAGKATDLISQHVIMMKESEKFYKLKRLLDELNDKTAIVFVNTKKNADMVAKNLDKEGYRVTTLHGGKSQEQREISLEGFRTKRYNVLVATDVAGRGIDIPDVAHVINYDMPGNIETYTHRIGRTGRAGKTGVATTFLTLQDSDVFYDLKQMLVQSNSPVPPELARHEASKFKPGSIPDRPPRRNDTVFVH; encoded by the coding sequence ATGAAGCGCCCAAACGACGACGTCGCCAACACCTCAACGGCGAAGCCAACATTCCTAACCAAATCCCAACGCGAGCAATTGGCCCTCCAGCGCCGCCAGGATGAAGTGGCGGAGCAGAAGCGGCGCCAAGAGCAGCTTCTCTCCCGCAACCACTCCTCCGATCCCAAACCCTCCTCCGACCGCCAAAGAGACAGAGACAGAGACAGAGAAAGGGACAGAGACCGCGACAAAGACAGGGACAGGGACCGCGAGAGGGCACGTGACCGAGACCGGGACCGCGAACCAGAACGCCGCAACAGAGAGAGGGAACGCGAAGAGGATAGCCGGGCCAGAGAGCGATCTCGTTCGGATAAACTGCCGGAGCGCGAGAGGACACGTGAGCGGGACCGCGAAGCCGAACGGCGCAACAGAGAGAAGGAGCGTGAAGAGGAGACCCGGGCACGCGAGCAAGCTCGCTTGGAGAAACTCGCGGAGCGCGAGCGCGAGAAGGAGCTTGAGTCTATCAAGGAGCAGTACCTGGGTTCGAAAAAGCCCAAGAAGCGCGTGATCAAGCCCAGCGAGAAGTTCCGGTTCTCCTTCGACTGGGAGAACACGGAAGACACCTCGCGCGACATGAACGCTCTTTACCAGAACCCCCACGAGGCTCAGCTCCTCTTCGGCCGCGGCTTCCGCGCCGGCATGGATCGCCGCGAGCAGAAGAAGCTCGCCGCGAAGAACGAGAAGGAGATGCGCGAGCAGATCCGCAAGAAGGACGGCGTCGAGGAGAAGCCCGAGGAGGCAGACGCCCTGCGCCGCAAGGAGGCCGCCGCCGATCTCTACGACACCTTTGACATGCGCGTGGACCGCCACTGGAGCGAGAAGAAGCTGGAAGAGATGAGTGAGAGGGATTGGCGCATCTTCAGAGAAGACTACAACATCTCCTACAAGGGTTCCAAGATTCCTCGCCCCATGAGGAGCTGGATTGAGAGCAAGTTGAGCCTGGAGCTCTTGAAGGCTGTGGAGAAGGCTGGCTATAAAACCCCTTCTCCTATTCAGATGGCAGCCATTCCCCTTGGCTTGCAGCAGCGTGATGTCATTGGCATTGCCGAGACTGGTTCCGGGAAAACCGCGGCGTTTGTGCTTCCCATGTTGAGCTATATCACCAGGCTTCCTCCCATTAGTGAGGACAACGAGGCTGAGGGTCCCTATGCTGTTGTCATGGCCCCCACTCGCGAGCTCGCGCAGCAGATTGAGGATGAAACTGTTAAGTTTGCGCAGTATTTGGGCATCAAGGTGGTGTCCATTGTTGGTGGACAGTCCATTGAGGAGCAAGGGTTTAAGATCAGACAGGGGTGTGAGATTGTCATTGCCACTCCTGGACGTTTGATTGATTGCTTGGAGCGACGCTATGCTGTTCTCAATCAGTGCAATTATGTGGTTCTTGATGAGGCGGATCGCATGATTGACATGGGGTTTGAGCCCCAGGTAATGGGTGTCCTTGATGCCATGCCTTCCAGCAATCTGAAACCGGAGAATGAGGATGAGGAACTTGATGAGAAGAAGATTTACCGGACCACTTATATGTTTAGTGCCACCATGCCCCCTGCTGTGGAGAGACTTGCCAGGAAATATTTGAGGAACCCTGTTGTGGTCACCATTGGCACTGCTGGAAAGGCAACTGATTTGATCAGCCAGCATGTGATCATGATGAAGGAGTCTGAGAAATTTTACAAGCTCAAGAGATTGCTTGACGAGCTTAACGACAAGACTGCGATTGTGTTTGTCAACACCAAGAAGAATGCAGATATGGTTGCCAAGAATTTGGATAAGGAAGGGTATCGCGTGACCACTTTGCATGGAGGGAAGTCGCAGGAGCAGAGAGAGATTAGTCTTGAAGGGTTTAGGACCAAGAGATATAATGTTCTTGTTGCCACTGATGTTGCTGGACGTGGGATTGACATACCTGATGTCGCTCATGTTATCAACTATGATATGCCGGGGAATATTGAAACGTACACTCACCGTATTGGGCGTACTGGTCGTGCAGGAAAGACGGGTGTGGCTACAACATTCTTGACTCTTCAGGACAGTGATGTCTTTTATGACCTCAAGCAGATGCTCGTTCAAAGTAACAGTCCTGTTCCACCGGAACTGGCAAGGCATGAAGCTTCAAAATTCAAGCCAGGATCGATTCCTGACAGACCACCTAGACGAAATGACACTGTTTTTGTGCATTAG
- the LOC137808639 gene encoding uncharacterized protein isoform X1 encodes MFRFFFSNWCLQPLPRTWCLELLQIIFAMEEWNMLGADCVVISCCCQCLVLQILVFLLLKLPWKVIRKTREYAKKKLRQRKGNDERAKMKIESGCYEDVLVRIDHEQSFRDGEGFSCGGCMEEVEKMMEEFYEKGEFGFGSFWGRELGTCGCGVPAIVNHHSDDNFVRYQIIDLVGSLSCA; translated from the exons ATGTTTCGTTTCTTCTTCTCTAACTGGTGTCTACAACCTCTTCCTAGAACCTGGTGTCTAGAACTCCTTCAAATAATCTTTG CCATGGAAGAATGGAACATGCTTGGAGCTGATTGTGTGGTCATATCATGCTGCTGCCAGTGCTTGGTGCTGCAAATTCTTGTCTTTCTCTTGCTGAAGCTTCCCTGGAAGGTGATAAGGAAAACAAGGGAATATGCTAAGAAAAAGCTGAGACAAAGGAAGGGAAATGATGAGAGAGCTAAGATGAAGATAGAATCTGGTTGTTATGAAGATGTTCTTGTGAGAATTGACCATGAACAATCTTTTAGAGATGGTGAAGGATTCAGCTGTGGTGGTTGCATGGAGGAAGTTGAAAAGATGATGGAGGAGTTCTATGAAAAGGGAGAGTTTGGATTTGGGAGCTTCTGGGGGAGGGAATTAGGAACATGTGGATGTGGTGTTCCTGCAATAGTCAACCATCACAGTGATGATAATTTTGTGAGATATCAAATTATTGATTTGGTTGGTTCCTTAAGCTGTGCATAA
- the LOC137808639 gene encoding uncharacterized protein isoform X2, producing MEEWNMLGADCVVISCCCQCLVLQILVFLLLKLPWKVIRKTREYAKKKLRQRKGNDERAKMKIESGCYEDVLVRIDHEQSFRDGEGFSCGGCMEEVEKMMEEFYEKGEFGFGSFWGRELGTCGCGVPAIVNHHSDDNFVRYQIIDLVGSLSCA from the coding sequence ATGGAAGAATGGAACATGCTTGGAGCTGATTGTGTGGTCATATCATGCTGCTGCCAGTGCTTGGTGCTGCAAATTCTTGTCTTTCTCTTGCTGAAGCTTCCCTGGAAGGTGATAAGGAAAACAAGGGAATATGCTAAGAAAAAGCTGAGACAAAGGAAGGGAAATGATGAGAGAGCTAAGATGAAGATAGAATCTGGTTGTTATGAAGATGTTCTTGTGAGAATTGACCATGAACAATCTTTTAGAGATGGTGAAGGATTCAGCTGTGGTGGTTGCATGGAGGAAGTTGAAAAGATGATGGAGGAGTTCTATGAAAAGGGAGAGTTTGGATTTGGGAGCTTCTGGGGGAGGGAATTAGGAACATGTGGATGTGGTGTTCCTGCAATAGTCAACCATCACAGTGATGATAATTTTGTGAGATATCAAATTATTGATTTGGTTGGTTCCTTAAGCTGTGCATAA
- the LOC137808642 gene encoding probable calcium-binding protein CML16 — protein sequence MSMQQTDQIKQLNDIFNRFDMDSDGSLTHLELAALLRSLGIKPTGDEIYALLSNMDENGNGYIEFDELLHAIMPDLNQDVLINQEQLLEVFRSFDRDGNGYITASELAGSMAKMGHPLTYHELASMMAEADSNGDGVISFNEFAALMAKSAADFLGLNVA from the coding sequence ATGTCAATGCAGCAAACCGACCAAATCAAGCAGCTAAACGACATATTCAACCGCTTCGACATGGACTCCGACGGCAGCCTCACGCACCTCGAGCTGGCGGCGCTCCTCCGCTCCCTCGGCATCAAACCCACCGGCGACGAGATCTACGCGCTGCTCTCCAACATGGACGAGAACGGCAACGGATACATCGAGTTCGACGAGCTCTTGCACGCGATCATGCCGGACCTCAACCAGGACGTCCTCATCAACCAGGAGCAGCTGCTCGAGGTCTTCCGCTCCTTCGACCGCGACGGCAACGGCTACATCACGGCGTCGGAGCTCGCCGGCTCCATGGCCAAGATGGGCCACCCCCTCACCTACCACGAGCTCGCCTCCATGATGGCCGAGGCCGACAGCAACGGCGACGGTGTCATCAGCTTCAACGAGTTCGCCGCCCTCATGGCCAAATCCGCCGCCGATTTTCTCGGCCTCAATGTTGCCTAA